A genomic region of Micromonospora sp. NBC_01796 contains the following coding sequences:
- a CDS encoding carbohydrate-binding protein translates to MLRIPRRPLVGAIALSTVLGLGGWAAPAGATPVAASAPQAAIQPAVNAVAQAAPVVAAAPPPTTGFEKVKLDGGLSMGEPIELSVLPDGKVLYINRGTTAGGGQVRLYNPTTRVTTVALTVQLDARFEDGLIGITLHPSFATNRWVYLFYSPKVTPLVNRISRFTFNTTTNVLDPASEDMLIEWPTERELCCHSAGSMSWDSNGNLYFAVGDNTNSGGDSAGMAPIDERTSRNAQYDAQRTSGNANDLRGKINRIHPENNGTYTVPSGNLFPAGTAGTRPEVYIMGTRNPYRIWVDKRAGNTLYWGEVGPDAGATLANRGPAAYDEFNRATGPGNYGWPYCGGPNVAYNDWDFAANAPRGWFPCGGTTGPVNNSPRNTGIQQLPPTKPALVWEQHGGSREWPALDNPGGCGSPNHTEVYHYDPNLVSDVKWPQYYDNKLLISEYCRNWIKEVQFNNGNPSTGTPTIIEPVLAGMNLVHPIDMEFGPDGSLYLLEYGSGYFSGAADAGLVKINYVQGGRSPIAQASANRDNGPAPLAVTFSSAGSSDPDGDPITYAWDFDNNGTTDSTAANPSYTYTTNGDKRARLTVSDGTGRSATTLVPIVVGNSRPSVTINAIPAGGMFDWGQNFTVTASATDPQEGAIDCSRVIIRVALGHQDHAHEEGEGTGCSATFNTGPVHAGPDSVLFFVVRATYTDQGATGSVPLTGEQTITLWPKQWQAEHFVQLGGPQIIDQAAAEGGKRLGDIQNGEWVKHHAVSLKGINSVKARVSNGSGATGTISFRYDSTTGTEVARVTVPNTGGWDNYTEVTAPVTRPDDGTHDLFLVFTGGGGAILDIDSYTFVGPGIGTGGPTGPRTGAIRALNKCIDINASGTADGTRVQTWDCNGATNQTWTVGTDGTIRGLGKCLDVQASGLVNGTKIHLWTCNSSGAQQWTVQADGSLRNPQSGRCLDIPGSSLTNGVQLQIYDCNGTGAQRWTLP, encoded by the coding sequence GTGCTACGCATTCCTCGCCGGCCACTGGTCGGCGCCATCGCTCTGTCCACAGTGCTCGGTCTGGGCGGTTGGGCTGCTCCGGCCGGCGCGACGCCGGTCGCGGCATCCGCGCCACAGGCGGCGATCCAACCGGCGGTGAACGCTGTCGCGCAGGCGGCCCCGGTGGTCGCCGCCGCACCGCCGCCGACCACCGGGTTCGAGAAGGTCAAGCTCGACGGTGGCCTGTCCATGGGTGAGCCGATCGAACTGTCCGTGCTCCCCGACGGCAAGGTGCTCTACATCAACCGGGGCACCACCGCCGGCGGCGGCCAGGTACGCCTCTACAACCCCACCACCCGGGTCACCACCGTCGCGCTCACCGTGCAACTCGACGCCCGGTTCGAGGACGGCCTGATCGGGATCACCCTGCACCCGAGCTTCGCCACCAACCGGTGGGTCTACCTGTTCTACTCGCCGAAGGTGACCCCGCTGGTCAACCGGATCTCCCGGTTCACCTTCAACACCACCACCAACGTTCTCGACCCGGCCAGCGAGGACATGCTCATCGAGTGGCCGACCGAGCGGGAACTCTGCTGCCACTCCGCCGGATCGATGAGCTGGGACAGCAACGGGAACCTGTACTTCGCCGTCGGTGACAACACCAACTCCGGCGGCGACAGCGCCGGGATGGCCCCGATCGACGAACGCACCTCCCGCAACGCCCAGTACGACGCCCAGCGCACCTCCGGCAACGCCAACGACCTGCGCGGGAAGATCAACCGGATCCACCCGGAGAACAACGGCACCTACACCGTCCCGAGCGGGAACCTCTTCCCCGCCGGGACCGCCGGGACCCGCCCCGAGGTGTACATCATGGGCACCCGGAACCCGTACCGGATCTGGGTCGACAAGCGCGCCGGCAACACCCTCTACTGGGGCGAGGTCGGCCCGGACGCCGGTGCCACCCTCGCCAACCGGGGACCGGCCGCGTACGACGAGTTCAACCGGGCCACCGGGCCGGGCAACTACGGCTGGCCGTACTGCGGTGGGCCGAACGTCGCGTACAACGACTGGGACTTCGCGGCCAACGCACCACGCGGCTGGTTCCCCTGCGGCGGCACCACCGGACCGGTGAACAACTCGCCGCGCAACACCGGCATCCAGCAGTTGCCGCCGACCAAGCCGGCGCTGGTCTGGGAACAGCACGGCGGTAGCCGGGAATGGCCCGCGCTGGACAACCCGGGCGGCTGCGGCTCGCCCAACCACACCGAGGTCTACCACTACGACCCGAACCTGGTCTCGGACGTGAAGTGGCCGCAGTACTACGACAACAAGCTCCTCATCTCCGAGTACTGCCGCAACTGGATCAAGGAGGTCCAGTTCAACAACGGGAACCCGTCGACCGGCACCCCGACGATCATCGAGCCGGTACTCGCCGGGATGAACCTGGTGCACCCCATCGACATGGAGTTCGGCCCCGACGGCTCGCTCTACCTGCTCGAATACGGCAGCGGCTACTTCTCCGGCGCCGCCGACGCCGGCCTGGTCAAAATCAACTACGTCCAGGGCGGCCGGTCACCGATCGCCCAGGCGAGCGCGAACCGGGACAACGGCCCGGCGCCGCTGGCGGTCACCTTCTCGAGCGCCGGCAGCTCCGACCCGGACGGCGACCCGATCACGTACGCCTGGGACTTCGACAACAACGGCACCACGGACTCGACCGCGGCGAACCCGTCGTACACGTACACCACCAACGGGGACAAGCGGGCCCGGCTCACGGTCAGCGACGGCACCGGCCGGTCCGCCACCACCCTGGTCCCGATTGTCGTCGGCAACAGCCGGCCGAGCGTGACCATCAACGCGATCCCGGCCGGTGGCATGTTCGACTGGGGACAGAACTTCACCGTCACCGCCTCGGCCACCGACCCGCAGGAGGGGGCGATCGACTGTTCCCGGGTCATCATCCGGGTCGCCCTCGGCCACCAGGACCACGCCCACGAGGAGGGTGAGGGGACCGGTTGCAGTGCCACCTTCAACACCGGCCCGGTGCACGCCGGCCCCGACTCGGTGCTCTTCTTCGTGGTCCGGGCCACCTACACCGACCAGGGTGCGACGGGTTCGGTGCCGCTGACCGGGGAACAGACGATCACGCTCTGGCCCAAGCAGTGGCAGGCCGAGCACTTCGTACAGCTGGGCGGTCCGCAGATCATCGACCAGGCCGCCGCCGAGGGCGGCAAGCGGCTCGGTGACATCCAGAACGGCGAGTGGGTCAAGCACCACGCGGTCAGCCTCAAGGGCATCAACTCGGTCAAGGCGCGGGTCAGCAACGGCAGCGGCGCGACCGGCACGATCTCCTTCCGGTACGACTCCACCACCGGCACCGAGGTGGCTCGGGTGACGGTGCCGAACACCGGCGGGTGGGACAACTACACCGAGGTCACCGCCCCGGTGACCCGCCCCGACGACGGGACCCACGACCTGTTCCTGGTCTTCACCGGGGGCGGTGGGGCGATCCTGGACATCGACAGCTACACCTTCGTCGGACCGGGCATCGGCACCGGCGGACCCACCGGTCCCCGGACCGGTGCGATCAGGGCGCTGAACAAGTGCATCGACATCAACGCCAGCGGCACCGCCGACGGGACCCGGGTCCAGACCTGGGACTGCAACGGGGCGACCAACCAGACCTGGACGGTCGGCACCGACGGCACCATCCGGGGACTCGGCAAGTGCCTGGACGTACAGGCCAGCGGTCTGGTCAACGGGACGAAGATCCACCTCTGGACCTGCAACAGCAGCGGCGCCCAGCAGTGGACCGTCCAGGCCGACGGCAGCCTCCGTAACCCGCAGTCCGGCCGCTGCCTGGACATCCCCGGCTCCAGCCTCACCAACGGGGTCCAGTTGCAGATCTACGACTGCAACGGCACCGGCGCCCAGCGCTGGACGCTGCCGTGA